The window AATGAGTTGATCCGGGCGGTGCAGGCGCCGCGCGCCGATTTCACCGCCGATGTCACCGGGGGCGTGGCGCCGCTCGCCGTGCAGTTCCGCGACGCGTCGGATCCGGGATCCGGGCCGATTACGGCGCGCGCGTGGGATTTCGGGGACGGCAACACCAGTACGGTGGAGGACCCGTTGCACACCTATGCCCAGCCGGGAAATTTCACGGTGTCGCTTACCGTGACCACCGCGGCGGGCCTGAATACCGCCCGCAAGACGGAGTTTGTCACAATAACGCCGGATGTCACGTTCACCGTGACGCCCGCGACCGGCCTGGCCCCGGCCACGGTGTCCTTTTCCGACACCACCGACGCGTCGCCGTTTGCGATCGGGCTCTGGGCCTGGGATTTCGGGGATGGCGGGACCAGCGATCTGCCGACGCCGTCGCACACGTACACCCAGGCCGGCTCCTACGATGTGGCGCTGACGATTACCACGGACCAGGGCGAAGCCACGACGACCCATGCCGGGGCGGTGCGCCTGCGGCCCACGCCGGCGTTTTCCGCCGCGCCGCGCGACGGGGCGGGGGCGCCGCACGATGTCCAGTTCATGGACGAGACCGACCCCGGCAACCTGGAAATCGTCGGCTGGGAGTGGGATTTCGGCGATGGCCGGCGGAGCACGCAGCAGAACCCGTCGCACAGCTACGCCGCGCCGGGGGTGTACAACGTGACGCTGACGGTGCAGACGGACCTGGGCGCGAGCGCCACCCGGCGAGATGGCTTTGTGGTGGTGCGACCAGCCGCGGCGTTTTCCGCGGACGTGACCGAGGGCGTGGATTCGCTTGGGGTGCAGTTTACCGACGAGACCGATCCCGGCAGCCTCGAGATTCTCACGTGGGCGTGGGATTTCGGCGATGGCGCGACGAGCGCCCTGCGGAACCCGGCCCATACCTATACCCAGCCGGGGACATACACCGTTTCATTGACGATCAACAGCACGCAAGGGGCGGACACCGAGATCAAGGCGGGCTATATCGTGGTGGCGCCGGACGTCCAGTTCAGCGCAAGCGCGACGTCGGGGCCCGCGCCGCTTGCGGTGACCTTCACCGACACGACGAATACGGGCCTGCTGGAGACGACGGCGCGCGTATGGACCCTGGGCGAGGGCGATCCGGTGATGGACGAAGAAGCGCCGATGTACGAGTACATGACGCCGGGCTTCTACGACGTGAGCCTGACCATCACCACCACCCAGGGCGAGGCTTCTCGCGTGCGTACCGGCTTCATCATGGTGCAGCCGGTGCTGGACGTGACCGCGATGGTGACCCCGGGCGCGGGCACGGCCATGGCGGTTTTCACCAACAACACGGATCCCACGCCATTGACCGAGGTCACGTGGGCGTGGGACTTCGGCGACGGAAACACGAGCACGGAGGCCGCCCCGACCCACGAATACATGGCGCCGGGCATCTACGAGGCCCGGGTGACGATGGATTCCGCCGAGGGCGTAACGGCGACGGCGCTGGTGACGACCGTCGAGATTGATCCCATCGTTTCGTTCACCGCCACGCCGGACAACGTTATGGAGATGGAGGAAGTGAACTTTGCCGACACGTCGAACATCGGCAATCTGACGGTATCCGCCCGGGCGTGGGATTTCGGCGATGGGAATTCGAGCACGGACGAAAGCCCGGCGCACAGCTACCTTGCCGCGGGCTCGTACATGGCGTCGCTCACGATCACCACGGAGCTCGGAGATTTCACGGTGGACACGCCGGTGACGGTCACCGTGTCCGCGAAGGACGCGCGGGCCTGGTTCGACTGGCTGAAAGGGGCGGAATTCCTGGCCGATGCCCTGGCCGCGCAGGCGCCCGTGGCGCGCTTCGACGATGGCGGCTGGGCGGCGGCGCTTCACGATGCGGCGGGGCTGGTGCTGATCCGCAGTGATGACCGCCTGGCGCCGATTTGGGCCGTTGATTTGTCGGCCCTCCGGCTGGAGCGGGTTTCCGCGATTTATCCGCTTGCGGAGGGTGGTTTGCTCGTCGCGGGCGCGGACGCGGAAGCCGAAACGCGCGGCGCGCTGGTGCTCTTGCGCCTGGATGACGACGGCGAATTCCGCTGGCGCGTTGCGTTGCCAGACCAACTGGCGGCGGACGTGGCCGCGGTTGCCGATGCCCCGGCGAGCGATGTGTATGTACTCGCCGCGCCGGGCGGCGCCGAGACGCGGCAACCGGTCTGTTATCGAATTGGCGCCGGCGGCGAGGTCGTGTGGCGGGTGGCGTTGCCCGCGGTTGCTTGCGAAAACTGGGGGCTGCGCGTGCTGGACGGCGGTGGCGTCGTCGTGTATGGCGAACAGCCGGACGCGGACGGGCCGGGAACATGGGAGCGCCAGATTGGCGCGCGGGGCGACGGTATCGATTTGCGTTAGTGCTCGTAGGGCCTGAACCGGCCCGCCGCCCCACCGTTGGCTACACGGCTTGCAAACTCAGGCCCTTGAGGGTAATCGCGCAGTCGTAGGGCCCAGGCGTTTCCCAGCCCAGGTTGAAGGAGGTGGCGTGCAGGTCTTCAAACGTGGTGTCCTTCAGAAAACCGTGGGCCTGCGAGGCCGCCAGGGCCTCCTTCACGAGCGGAACCAGATCGGCTTCGATCCGGTGCCAGGCGCCGTTGCCCGTGGGCGCGTCATAGAACCGGTCGCCCGGCAGCGTGCAGATGAACTTGCCGGTGGCCCCCGGCGCGCCCGCGTCCACGGCCTGATGCCCCTTTGGGATGTCCTGTCGCGCGTCGAAGAGCGGGATGCCGAACCAGATCATGTCGCGGTAGTCGGCGCTGTCCGGATTGTGGTTGTTCATGGTCCAATAAGCGGTGACCTGGGTGGTGTGAAGCGACGGATCCAGGGTCTCCGCCGTGGCCGGCCGGGCGTGATCGACGCGGAAGGCCAGCGTAAAGGGCATGCGTCCTTTGTCCGCGAGCCGCAGTCCATCGGGCATCCGCTGCTCGACGAGCAGGTGCGGCCAGAGCTGGCCCTTTTCGCGGAGCTTGCCGCCGTATTCCGCGCCGCCCCGCACCTCCAGCGTGACGCCCTTGCCCGAGAGCCCGCCGGGATGGATGGTGACCGCCTTGCCCTCGTTTTCCCGGATGCGGGCGCCCGCCGGACCGATCCGATCGGGGGCGGGAAGCAGGTTGAAGCGGGTCCCCCACTGCGCCAGCCGCCAGGCGGGATCCGCCGCGCCGGAGGTGGCCAGGATCGCGCCCAGTTCCAGCGGCTCGTGCGCCGTGGTGACGTTGGACAGGCGGAACCCGCCCTCCAGGGCCAGGTCACGGAAGACTTCCTCGGCGGGCGCGCACGTGGCGATCAATAGCAATGCCAGGGCACGATGCAGGGGCGTTCGGAGGGGCATGGCGTGTTTCCTTGTGGGTTGCCGCAACGCAAGGATATCCCCGCGATCCTTACATGCGGGCGCCGCGCCCGTCAATCTACGCGCGCCCCGCACCGTGTCCGCG is drawn from Candidatus Hydrogenedentota bacterium and contains these coding sequences:
- a CDS encoding PKD domain-containing protein; this encodes MNNASISGRLVGMAAALLALLWLPGCPFAPPFADFSASPTEGAAPLAVQFTAAPGEGSTPIDAFAWDFGDGSQSAMENPAHVYEAPGLYRVSLTVSNRNGSTTRTRNEYIRVRAEPAASFSGAPRAGTPPLTVRFLDESDTGPHESAEWLWDFGDGETSTDRNPVHEYVQPGEYEVSLTVTTDGGANTVVRPGYIVVSAVPMVDFDASPTGGSAPLNVQFTDRSMPGTSAITSWFWEFGDGTTSSERNPLHIYSAPGPYTVSLTARNDAGEATRTRADFITVTQRPAAAFSAAPREGAAPLAVSFLDESLSGSAPIEEWLWDFGDGTSSSDRNPIHEFAASGAYDVSLTVTSAAGTSAVLRERYIVAQARPAADFSASVRQGDAPLTVEFQDLSTPGDSPITGRQWSFGDGTFSGDARPAHTYTAPGVYTVSLRVESAVGSGFKAEPDYIVVTAPPAASFTATPQTGQTPLSVSFTDTSSPGSSPINEWLWDFGDGTTSTDQHPTRVYSNPGRYTVTLTVTTEEGESTSTRNELIRAVQAPRADFTADVTGGVAPLAVQFRDASDPGSGPITARAWDFGDGNTSTVEDPLHTYAQPGNFTVSLTVTTAAGLNTARKTEFVTITPDVTFTVTPATGLAPATVSFSDTTDASPFAIGLWAWDFGDGGTSDLPTPSHTYTQAGSYDVALTITTDQGEATTTHAGAVRLRPTPAFSAAPRDGAGAPHDVQFMDETDPGNLEIVGWEWDFGDGRRSTQQNPSHSYAAPGVYNVTLTVQTDLGASATRRDGFVVVRPAAAFSADVTEGVDSLGVQFTDETDPGSLEILTWAWDFGDGATSALRNPAHTYTQPGTYTVSLTINSTQGADTEIKAGYIVVAPDVQFSASATSGPAPLAVTFTDTTNTGLLETTARVWTLGEGDPVMDEEAPMYEYMTPGFYDVSLTITTTQGEASRVRTGFIMVQPVLDVTAMVTPGAGTAMAVFTNNTDPTPLTEVTWAWDFGDGNTSTEAAPTHEYMAPGIYEARVTMDSAEGVTATALVTTVEIDPIVSFTATPDNVMEMEEVNFADTSNIGNLTVSARAWDFGDGNSSTDESPAHSYLAAGSYMASLTITTELGDFTVDTPVTVTVSAKDARAWFDWLKGAEFLADALAAQAPVARFDDGGWAAALHDAAGLVLIRSDDRLAPIWAVDLSALRLERVSAIYPLAEGGLLVAGADAEAETRGALVLLRLDDDGEFRWRVALPDQLAADVAAVADAPASDVYVLAAPGGAETRQPVCYRIGAGGEVVWRVALPAVACENWGLRVLDGGGVVVYGEQPDADGPGTWERQIGARGDGIDLR